ATGCGCCTCATAATGATGAATTTTTAGAACTGCATGTCCGTCAGGTAGAAAAGGGCCTGTTCACCGGTAAAGTTTTTTCCAGCATGAAAAACAAGGATTTACTCAGGATTGAAGGCCCTCATGGTAGCTTCTTCTTCCATGAAGATTCTAATAGAGATATCTTACTAATGGCTGGTGGCACTGGCTTTGCACCGATTAAGGGTATTGTTGAACATCTAATAGAAGAACAGGTAACACGTCCTGTTCACCTCTATTGGGGGGTGCGAACTGAAGCTGATTTGTATATGGGTGATTTAGCTGAGCAATGGGTGAAAGATTTCCCCAATATTCACTTTGTTCCGGTATTATCTGATGCGGGTGATACTTGGTCGGGGCGCACAGGCTATGTGCATGATGCGGTGTTAAGTGATTTTGATGACTTAGCAATGTTTGACATTTATACTTGCGGACCACCGGCAATGATTAAAGCGGCAGAAACGGCATTTCTCGCCAAGGGTATGCATAAGAAGCAATTCTTTTATGATTCGTTTGATTTTGCGAGTGACCAGTAGCATTCTACTCAAATCACACTTCAGCGTGGGCACAAAAAGCGTGCCCACGCTACTAGCATTTTTAAGACTAGCATTGATTTAAGGCTAACATTGCTGGTAATTCAGAGTCCAGTCCCACTTTTTCCTTATCCTTCTTTTGCGCACTGAGTAGCAAGCCTTCACGATAACAGTTCATCGCTTCAACAGAGTCTGCCAACTGCGTTTCATATAGCTCGCCTAAAACCTGATAGGCTTCAGTACTGGGAGCGACCTTGATACTCTCATTCAGATAATCTCTGGCCTTGCCCCAGAGCTGATTAGCAATGCTCAAACGCCCCAGGGTCAACAATAATTCCGCACTACGGCCATTATCACTAAGCCATGATTCCGCAGTTTCTAACTGCTTGGTGACATCCTGCTCATGAATCATGCCATACAATAAAATCAGCGCTGCATGCCAATGATGCTTAATGCCTTCTTTGATCAACTCCAATGCCTGTTCGTCTTTGCCAATGGCCAATAATATCTGACAATAATAATTGATCATTTCCGGCTCTGCACGGGTGACTTTAGGCAGGCGATTCCAGATAGCAGAAAGCTCATCGTGCTTATTGTTTTGTACTGCCTGAGCCATTAATTGCTTGCTCAGTGATTGCTCATACTGACTCAAAACATTAGCAGAAAAAATACTTTGCTTACGCAACTCTGGCAATAAGTTTTCCAAATCATTCCAACTATTCAATTGCTGATAGACACGGAACAACATTTTTAACACTTGCTTGTGCTTCGGTGCTAGATGACGCAAATGCATCAAAGTGGCCAATGCCTGCTCTGCCTGACCATCTTTAATTTGCAGCTCTGCCTGAGTCAAACCAATGGCAATATCTGCTTGGGGATCACTTTTATGAGCCTGTGACAAATACAAGTCGCGCCGATGGGATGAACCATCTTCCTGAGCAGCACGGGCAGCGGCCAGATAATTTAAAATTGGCATACCACTGCTATTGGCACTTTTTCGTAAATGCTTCTCTGCTTCACGCCAATTGCCTTCAGCCAGTTCGATATAACCCTTATTACAACTCTTGATCGCTTTAACGGTCTTACGATTATGATTCCAGGCACCTAATTTTCCGGGCAATTTAATCGTTTTAAGCAGAAAGTAAGCCAGTAACAACAAGCCCGCAATAAAGAAACTTAGTACGCCTAAGAGTAATACCAGTGTGCCTTCTACACTCCAGTCACCATGGCTGAGTAAGGCATAGCCGGGGTCTTCCTTGGCAATCAATGCCAGATAAACAGCTACAATTAAAAAACTCAGGGAATAGAAAAGCAGTTTTATCATCGGCTTGCCTCTTGCTGCTTTTCTAATTCTTTTTGGTAGCTACGCAAGACTTTTATCGAGCCGGAAATGTCTGGCATCGTGCTGCTGATGGTCATGCCTTGTAAGGCTTTAAGTTCCGCAACGGCCTGTTTTACCTGCGGGGTTTCCAAGTCAAAAAAAGTTTCCAGCCATTGCACTGCTTCTTTGGTACTGTCAATAAACAAGTCTTGTTGACCCATCAATAATGAGCGACGTGCGGTTTCCAACTTAAGTTGCAAGTTTTGCTGTAGGAAAAACTGTTCTTTGGGAGTCATCAAGGCCTTAGGTTTTTCTCCTAGCTGTCTCAGTGCCACCAGACTTCTCAATTCATGGAGAAACTCCCTGCCAGCCTGTTGTAAGTCAGCCGCATCGTGCGAGGCCTGTTTCTCCTTCAGTGCGGCAATTTTTTCTTTTGAATTCACTTGAGTGTATTTTATAGGCAAATTAGCGTTGGCTTTAATAACACTGCTCAGACGCGCTGCCATACCGACCACATCCGGCTGTTGCAGCGCTTTTAGGCTTTGAATTTCATCACGAATTTTTGTTCTAGATTCGATAGTACCCGGATCGCCGGTATCCAAAAGACGTGAATCAGCTGCTTCTAGTGCTGCAATGGCCGTGGCAACATCCTGTTGCAGTTGCAAACTATGATTAGCAATGAGTAATAGATATTCGACTTCAGACAGAACCCAACCAATACGCTCACGGCCTTTTTGTTTGAACAGGACATCAATGGATTGCAACATTTGTTGGTTGCTGACGGCTAAAGTCTTAGATAGTTTGCTGGTAGCCTGTTGTTGATTAGCCACCTGAGTTTGAAACTGTTGCTGCGTCGAAGTAACACGGCCTATTTTGTCTGTCAGGCTGGTGATTTGACCACTGACTTCCCCATCCACTTTAATACTGACCGCTGTCAATTGATCACGGGTATTAGCCAATTGCTGTGCTAAGTCAGCACGATTTTTTTCCATACTCTGAAAGAGTAGGAAACTGGCTCCGCCTGCACTGAGAGAGAAAATCAATGCCAGAAAAATAAATGCAGTCCCCATAGATGAAGCATTCTTTTGTTGACTATGCTCTGCTTGTTCTTCTGCTACCTGAGTCTTAGCCTGTTGAGACTTTGACTTGTTTCCTCTATCCCTATTACCGGCTGTGTTATTCACCTTATTTTTTTCCATTCAGTTTTCCTACCAACGAATTCTTACAGTCAAACACTGCTATTTTTATTTTTAGTTAATTTATTGTTAGCTACTTTTATCATTAAGTTTAGCCCATTCCAGCACACTTTCCAGCATCGCTTCATTTGTCGCATTTGAGGCCATCAGAAGCGTATTTGTAAAGCCCATCTGTCGAGCATTATCCCGCATTTTTTCAGTGACAAGCAATAAGGGAGTCTGCCATAAACATTGCAATGCCTGATTGCTGATTGCTTTGGGTAGCGTCTCCACCATAGCTTGTAAATTTTGCAGACCTTCATTAGAGGTCAGACAAATAAGATCCAATGCCGGGTTTTTGTCATCATTTGAAATAAACAAACGCCTTAAAAGGGGCTGTGCCGCCGTCGCTAACTGCCGTCGATAGACTTCCACATACGCCACCTTAGCACCTCGTTCTCGCAAGGTGTTAGCCAACAACTCCCGACCACCTTCGCCGCGAAGAATCAGTACTGAAGCTCCATTAATTTGCTCTTCGGACAGCGCTGGCAATGCCAGCAGGGCTTCACTATTGTACTGCTCCAGAGGGTAGATATCCGGCCTACGCCCTAACAATTGCAACATTTTATCGGCACTGGCCTGACCAATGGTGACCAGCTTTAGAGTATCAGGTATTTTGCCCTGCCCAAGCAAAGCGGCAAGACCATGTTCCACCGCATTAGGACTAATAAAAATGGCCAGGGAAACCGTATCAAGCGCCTGGAGTAAGGCTATTTCACTTTGTTTCAGTGGCGTCACAACAATATCGATAAGTGGCAAGCAAATAGGCTCTGCGCCCTGTTTTGCCAGCATAGCACAAAAAGCCTCAGCCTGATGTGCCGGGCGAGTCACTAAAATACGGGCGGCAGCTAATAAATTATCTACATTGTGTGCTTCTGTCATCATTCTAGCAACAGCTTCCAGATTACTGATTCCAATTTTTTATCATTGAATAAATTGTAACAAATATGGCTTAATTTCTCGCTATTTTCTCTATTTTAAGTCTATACTTTATACCATCATCTTTAATATTACAGGTAAAAAATGTTGTTTTTAACAATAAAAAACACGCTGCTAATGACGCTTATTTTATTGCTGAGTTTATTAGCGCCACTCATATTAGCCGATCATAAAACCACGACCGAGATGCATCGCCCCTCCATAGTGCCAATCAGCAACCTTGCCCAATTGGCGACTCTGGCTAAAAAAAGACAATTACCCATTTTATTATTGTTTAGTACCGAAGGCTGTCCTTATTGCGAACAAATAAAGGAAGAATTTCTTGTCCCCATGCTGATATCAGGTGAATATACCCATAGAGTCATTATTCGTGAATTAGAAGTCGCTGATGAAACCGACATTATTGATTTTAGCGGCAAAAAAATCACTAGCTATGCATTCAGTCGCCGCTATAAAGTGCGCTTATTCCCCACCACAGCCTTTATCGACCATCAAGGCACTGCCTTAACAGAAAATATTATTGGCATTAACACCCCCTCTCTTTTCGGCGGGACCCTCGATGACCATATTGATGATGCATTAAGCTTAGTGAAAGGCCAATCACCCCTGCAGTAATTGCCTTTAAACTAGAGTAGAATGAGTAATTTCACACGCATTTAATGACTTAATGACACATATTTTAGTAGTTGAAGACAATCCGGATATTTTAAGTAATTTACATGATTATTTAAGCTTAAAAGGCTATATCATTGACTGTGCCGATAATGGTCTCACGGCCTTACACCTCATTAGTTCGCAAAGTTATGATTTAATTATTCTCGACATCATGTTGCCCGGTGTTGATGGTCTGAGTATTTGCCATAGTCTGAGAAACGATGCACATTTGAACACGCCCGTGATCATGCTTACTGCTAGGGATCAACTCGAAGACAAACTCTTAGGTTTTCAAAATGGAGCTGACGACTATCTGGTTAAACCCTTTGACCTCAGCGAATTACTGGTGAGAGTGGAAGCCATTTTACGTCGTAGCCAAGCCAAGGATTTGCACAGTGAACTACAAGTTGGTGATTTAAAATTCAACCTCAATACCATGAGTGTCAGTCGTGCAGGTGATACGATCCAACTCAAGCCTGCCGCCTTGAAAATCTTACAAAAACTGATGCAAGCCTCACCCAATGTGGTCAAAAAAGAAACCCTGGAAGAATTACTCTGGGGAGATGACTTGCCGGATAAGGACAATTTAAAAGCACATATCTATTTATTACGGAATAAAATTGATAAACCCTATCAACAAAAACGATTGATCACCGTACATGGTTTCGGCTACAAACTCATTGCCAATAATGATTAAGCATGCTTAAACATCAAAAACACAGCCTACACCAAGTTATAAAAAGTGCTTTTTTTCGCCTCACGGCCGCCGTCAGCATCAGCTTTGCCATCGTGTCCATCAGCCTGATCAGCTTTACTGAAAATAATTTGTTCATCCCCCATATGCAACATGACTTTGAGCACATGATACATATTCATGCAATGCACACGGGTTTTGTTGTCGATCATTATAAAGATTCTGTTTTTTATCGCACCGATAAAGAGACTATGCATCGTTTGCCCAGCTATTTACAATCGCTGTCTGTGGGTAAACATGAAGTGCTACACAATGACAAAGCATTTCATATTTTAGTGAAACAGGATGGCCAATTTCGCTATTTTTTTGAGGTCAATGAAAGTGACTTTGAGCAAATGGAACAAATGATTATTGCCATCATTGTTATTGCCATGTTTCTTAGCTGGACCGTGGCCAGTTTTTCCAGTCGTTTCTTGTCCCGAAAAATACTCGATCCCATTCAAGTGCTTTCCGATAAAATACGTCTGATGGATCAGAACATGAGTAATATCCATCTCATTGATGAATTTGCCGATGATGAAGTGGGACAGCTCGCCCGTTTTTTTGATGATTATAATCACAAAATCAACACCTATCTCACCCGAGAAAAATTATTCACCAGTGATGTCAGCCATGAACTACGCACACCGCTAATGGTGATCAGTAGCTCTTGTGAACTACTCTTGGCACAATCCGAAATAGAAACACACTCAGAATCAAAACAACAGGCGCAATTATTAAAAATACAATCCGCCTGTCAGGAAATGAAAAGCCTGGTCACTATCTTTTTAGCCCTGGCACGAAATGATGAAGTTAATCCCAACCTGACCAGCCTATCGGAGGTTTTAAGTCAGCAGTATGAAAAATATTTGCCCATAGCTGAAGCAAAGGGGCTTAAACTCATTTGTCTGCCCGACAATGATGCCAGCCATACAGAAAAACGTTATTCAGAAGAATTTCTCACCATTATTATCGGCAATTTACTGGGCAATGCCATTAAGTACACCTTGCAAGGTGAAATTGTTATCAGCTTTAATGAGCAAGGTTTTTCCATTCGTGACACCGGCCCCGGCATTCCCGATGAAATTGCTGATTCAGTGTTTGATCCCTTCATTCAATATAAAACCAATCAAAATGATGGTATTGGCCTTGGCTTATCCATTGTCAAACGCATTTGTGAAAAGAAAGGCTGGGAAGCACACATTGAAAGTGACAAAGACAAGGGCACGATAGTAAGCATTGTTTTTTGATCGGTCAATACGTATTATCAATAGCGTCATTATTTTTTATAATTGCCTTAACTATTAACTATTAACTATTAACTAGAGTGGTATTCAGCGTATGAAAATAACATCTCGCCTCATTGTCTCAATATTTAGCTTATTTTTTTTCTTGAGCGCAGCTAACCTTCACGCTGAAAAAATACCTGAGCTATCATTAATGGGCATTGATGATCAGCAACATGCAATGAGTGACTATATCGGCAAAGGTAAATGGGTGATTGTTAATATCTGGGGTCCCAAGTGCCCACCCTGTGTTGAAGAAATGCCGGAACTACAAAGCTTTCATGAAGATCACCAAAATAAGGATGCCATTGTCGTTGGTATTGCCATTGATTATCCAAGCTTTGGCCCCGGCAATGCACAGGATGTGCGTGAGTTTGCTGAAGACAATTTTATTTCTTATCCCCTACTCTTAGGTGATACACAAAGCAGTGAACAGCTTGGCGCAGGTCCCTTAAGCGGTACACCGACCACCCTATTATTTACCCCTTCTGGCAAGCTTGAAGGTATGCAAGTTGGCGCCATCACACAAAAAATTCTCGAAGATTTTATAGCCTCAAACCCAGTCCAGCCTTGAATCTTACAATCATAACCTATGGTTGACCCTAGGTCGCTCTGGGGTACGCTCCGGTTACATCACTGATATTATTATCCTAAGCTAGCATTACAAACTTACTCATACTATTTCTTTAAAAATAATGAGTATTCAATAGTAATGAGCTGTTTTTAATAGAATCAAACTATTTTTATAGATAGGATAAAAAAATGAAAATAATAAAGAACTTCACCCGATTAGCCGCGACCACACTGATGGCAAGTGCCATTTTAAGTGCGCCAACTTTCGCTGCAAAAGATGCAGGACATGGGCATGACTACCGTACTTTCCACGCTGATAACAAAATCGACTATGGCAACATTGGTGCATCTTATACCTCTGACCTGGTCATGTATTTAGCTGGTAACCAGTTCATGGTGATGAAAGAATTGATTCAGGATTTTCAAGGCAAAAACTCTGATATTAAAACGATCTATGTTGAAACCATTCCACCGGGCCAAATCCTAAAAGGACAAATCTTAAAGCAGGGTGAAATTGACGGTCAAAAGACAGCTCAAAACCCTGATTTATATGCCAGTGTAAACCTTGGACACCTTAAGAAGTTAAAAGCTAAGGGCGTTATGAGTGATTATAAAATATACACTCACAATAAGCTTGAGCTAATGGTCGCTAAGGGCAATCCTAAGGGTATTAAAGGTGCAAAAGACTTAGGTAGAGATGACCTAGTACAATCACACCCAAATCCTTTAACTGAAGGTATCTTCAAGTTCTATGGTTCACAAATGCTTAAAGACCTGGGTTTATATGAAAAAGTAACCGCGGGTAAAAAATGTAAGGGTTGTTGGGCAATCGAAGGCAAAACTTGGTTCACTAAGCGTCATCACCGTGAAACCCCTTACCGTATTGAAAATGGTCAGGCTGATGTTGGTATCGTTTGGACAAGTGAAGTAAAACATGCTCTTGCTGAAGGCCGTAAAGTTGAAGGTGTTGCCATTGCCGCACCATTCAACATGGGACATAAAGTCGGTTATGCTATCGGCTCTTTAAGCACGGGTAAAAACCAGAAAAACGCTAGCCGTTTTCTTGCATATTTGAGCACCTCTCAAGCCCAGGATATTTATGCAAAATATGGTTTTGTTAAAGCCACTGCTGAAGATCTAAAACTTAAGCCAATCCCTAGTAAGAAAAAATAATAATTAGTATCCATCCGTTTATTGCATTTGGTTGAGCTTCCCTCTTCTAAAGAAGGGGGAAGCTCAAAGCTGGATTTACGGATGAACTCTAACAAACAATCATTAAACGCTTTCCTTTTTTAGCAAGAAACAGTTCGAATGGGCTGTTTCTTTTTTTTTCTGTTTTACCCGTATAATTTACTCGCTTTACGTTATTCTTTTTTATAATATGACCTATTCCTAATGTCCTGAGATCACTCTTAGCATATGTTGCTGAAAAACTTACTCATTCTAATTTGCCTGTTGATGCTCCCAATAAGTATCAATCTGGCAAAAGAAGCACCCGAACAGGCATCTCATGTGCCATTAATTCGCATTGGCGTATTGGCCTTTCGTGGCAAAACTGAAGCCGCACAACGCTGGTCTGCTACTGCTGAATACCTTAAGCAACAAATTCCCAAGTACCGTTTTGAAATTTTACCCTTGAACCTGACAGAGATGTCTCTGGCAATTGAAGCAAAATACATTCACTTTGCGCTCACAAATCCCGGCAATTATGTTGCACTTGAAGATCGCTATGGCATATCCCGTATTGCTACCTTACAAACCTTAAGACGCGGACAATTGAGTACCAGTTTTGGTTCATTGATCATCACTCAGGCTAATAATCCCGATATTAAGACGCTGGACGATCTTAAAAACCATAGTTTTATGGCCGTTAGCCCTAATGCTTTTGGTGGCTTTCAATTGGCATGGCGTGAGTTAGCCGATCACAATATTGATCCATTTAGCGACTTTTCTGCCTTACAATTTGTTGGCTTTCCACAGGATAATATCGTTTATGCCGTACGTGATAACAAAATTGATGCCGGTACTATTCGCGTGGAGATTTTGTTGCGCCTCATTGATGAGGGCAAAGTTAACTATAATGATTTTCGCATCCTTAATTCAAAATCTAAAGCCAATTTAATAAGCAATGATGCCTACCCTTTAAGCACTCGACTCTACCCTGAATGGCCATTCTCACGTTTAAAAGAGACCTCCTATAAACTGTCCACACAGGTTGCTTTAGCACTGTATAGTATGCCTCAGGATCACCCTGCCGCTCGTTCATCGCATACTGCTGGATGGACTATTCCTCTTGATTATTCACCGGTCTATGAATTAATGAGAAGCCTGAAAATTGGTCCCTATGAAGTTTTACGGCAAACTTCC
This genomic window from sulfur-oxidizing endosymbiont of Gigantopelta aegis contains:
- a CDS encoding CDP-6-deoxy-delta-3,4-glucoseen reductase; the encoded protein is MRHQVQIQPSEHKFYVEKNETILNAALRQGINLRYGCRNGACGACKGKLLSGDISYDKDPMALSDDDKAENLVLFCAALVDSSLVIEVDEVELDSAIEIKTLPCRIHDMHLLADDVMQIFIKLPASERLQFLPGQYIDILLEDGRHRSFSIANAPHNDEFLELHVRQVEKGLFTGKVFSSMKNKDLLRIEGPHGSFFFHEDSNRDILLMAGGTGFAPIKGIVEHLIEEQVTRPVHLYWGVRTEADLYMGDLAEQWVKDFPNIHFVPVLSDAGDTWSGRTGYVHDAVLSDFDDLAMFDIYTCGPPAMIKAAETAFLAKGMHKKQFFYDSFDFASDQ
- a CDS encoding heme biosynthesis protein HemY codes for the protein MIKLLFYSLSFLIVAVYLALIAKEDPGYALLSHGDWSVEGTLVLLLGVLSFFIAGLLLLAYFLLKTIKLPGKLGAWNHNRKTVKAIKSCNKGYIELAEGNWREAEKHLRKSANSSGMPILNYLAAARAAQEDGSSHRRDLYLSQAHKSDPQADIAIGLTQAELQIKDGQAEQALATLMHLRHLAPKHKQVLKMLFRVYQQLNSWNDLENLLPELRKQSIFSANVLSQYEQSLSKQLMAQAVQNNKHDELSAIWNRLPKVTRAEPEMINYYCQILLAIGKDEQALELIKEGIKHHWHAALILLYGMIHEQDVTKQLETAESWLSDNGRSAELLLTLGRLSIANQLWGKARDYLNESIKVAPSTEAYQVLGELYETQLADSVEAMNCYREGLLLSAQKKDKEKVGLDSELPAMLALNQC
- a CDS encoding uroporphyrinogen-III C-methyltransferase, which translates into the protein MEKNKVNNTAGNRDRGNKSKSQQAKTQVAEEQAEHSQQKNASSMGTAFIFLALIFSLSAGGASFLLFQSMEKNRADLAQQLANTRDQLTAVSIKVDGEVSGQITSLTDKIGRVTSTQQQFQTQVANQQQATSKLSKTLAVSNQQMLQSIDVLFKQKGRERIGWVLSEVEYLLLIANHSLQLQQDVATAIAALEAADSRLLDTGDPGTIESRTKIRDEIQSLKALQQPDVVGMAARLSSVIKANANLPIKYTQVNSKEKIAALKEKQASHDAADLQQAGREFLHELRSLVALRQLGEKPKALMTPKEQFFLQQNLQLKLETARRSLLMGQQDLFIDSTKEAVQWLETFFDLETPQVKQAVAELKALQGMTISSTMPDISGSIKVLRSYQKELEKQQEASR
- a CDS encoding uroporphyrinogen-III synthase — its product is MTEAHNVDNLLAAARILVTRPAHQAEAFCAMLAKQGAEPICLPLIDIVVTPLKQSEIALLQALDTVSLAIFISPNAVEHGLAALLGQGKIPDTLKLVTIGQASADKMLQLLGRRPDIYPLEQYNSEALLALPALSEEQINGASVLILRGEGGRELLANTLRERGAKVAYVEVYRRQLATAAQPLLRRLFISNDDKNPALDLICLTSNEGLQNLQAMVETLPKAISNQALQCLWQTPLLLVTEKMRDNARQMGFTNTLLMASNATNEAMLESVLEWAKLNDKSS
- a CDS encoding thioredoxin family protein, coding for MLFLTIKNTLLMTLILLLSLLAPLILADHKTTTEMHRPSIVPISNLAQLATLAKKRQLPILLLFSTEGCPYCEQIKEEFLVPMLISGEYTHRVIIRELEVADETDIIDFSGKKITSYAFSRRYKVRLFPTTAFIDHQGTALTENIIGINTPSLFGGTLDDHIDDALSLVKGQSPLQ
- a CDS encoding response regulator transcription factor; protein product: MTHILVVEDNPDILSNLHDYLSLKGYIIDCADNGLTALHLISSQSYDLIILDIMLPGVDGLSICHSLRNDAHLNTPVIMLTARDQLEDKLLGFQNGADDYLVKPFDLSELLVRVEAILRRSQAKDLHSELQVGDLKFNLNTMSVSRAGDTIQLKPAALKILQKLMQASPNVVKKETLEELLWGDDLPDKDNLKAHIYLLRNKIDKPYQQKRLITVHGFGYKLIANND
- a CDS encoding sensor histidine kinase, with amino-acid sequence MHTGFVVDHYKDSVFYRTDKETMHRLPSYLQSLSVGKHEVLHNDKAFHILVKQDGQFRYFFEVNESDFEQMEQMIIAIIVIAMFLSWTVASFSSRFLSRKILDPIQVLSDKIRLMDQNMSNIHLIDEFADDEVGQLARFFDDYNHKINTYLTREKLFTSDVSHELRTPLMVISSSCELLLAQSEIETHSESKQQAQLLKIQSACQEMKSLVTIFLALARNDEVNPNLTSLSEVLSQQYEKYLPIAEAKGLKLICLPDNDASHTEKRYSEEFLTIIIGNLLGNAIKYTLQGEIVISFNEQGFSIRDTGPGIPDEIADSVFDPFIQYKTNQNDGIGLGLSIVKRICEKKGWEAHIESDKDKGTIVSIVF
- a CDS encoding TlpA family protein disulfide reductase, with the protein product MSAANLHAEKIPELSLMGIDDQQHAMSDYIGKGKWVIVNIWGPKCPPCVEEMPELQSFHEDHQNKDAIVVGIAIDYPSFGPGNAQDVREFAEDNFISYPLLLGDTQSSEQLGAGPLSGTPTTLLFTPSGKLEGMQVGAITQKILEDFIASNPVQP
- a CDS encoding molybdate ABC transporter substrate-binding protein, which translates into the protein MKIIKNFTRLAATTLMASAILSAPTFAAKDAGHGHDYRTFHADNKIDYGNIGASYTSDLVMYLAGNQFMVMKELIQDFQGKNSDIKTIYVETIPPGQILKGQILKQGEIDGQKTAQNPDLYASVNLGHLKKLKAKGVMSDYKIYTHNKLELMVAKGNPKGIKGAKDLGRDDLVQSHPNPLTEGIFKFYGSQMLKDLGLYEKVTAGKKCKGCWAIEGKTWFTKRHHRETPYRIENGQADVGIVWTSEVKHALAEGRKVEGVAIAAPFNMGHKVGYAIGSLSTGKNQKNASRFLAYLSTSQAQDIYAKYGFVKATAEDLKLKPIPSKKK